A section of the Enterococcus montenegrensis genome encodes:
- a CDS encoding helix-turn-helix domain-containing protein encodes MLLSPLILDDAARQKISVMEFFSDKEAGTYSINYLCSELNLSYTTLSTLTQEIHENLLELAGKPFLTANGKILWHPADYHHNEYIQYLVRTSIPYNFILYSLIKPEATFENFCEDFYLSQSTILRKLRPLKKYLNSFRIRLLASKMKIDGNEAMLRMFYTTYLWAGNLGKDIHQSEFNFCDERKIMRELHFDKANFMHPREIFLRLCVNRLRAEQGYKLELPKFQTLPFSEFLPSLTTYCEKFITDPQQAYLQGRFISYMLYFTPFYININDFRIKELNEYYEELKEAGNSLIDLIEEYEQYFFTELVPETTPDYEESFLLHINLFVTLMNYVIHQGDSPLIMDITRHEHAHEHDAYLELLKRNGDFFRRICRRKNFAWLADCCDDLVEDMTYNILPTFKNCYDNQTLNVGILTIPDYFIMQTVKEVLNQFGFVQVYFTNFDDPNIDFFISTFDVLLPDNLAKPNFIVELIEDSSYEKELFAQL; translated from the coding sequence ATGTTACTAAGCCCATTAATTTTAGATGACGCCGCCAGACAGAAAATCAGCGTGATGGAGTTTTTTTCAGATAAGGAAGCAGGCACTTACTCGATAAATTATCTTTGCTCTGAACTAAATTTGTCCTATACAACCTTAAGCACCCTGACACAAGAAATTCATGAGAATTTATTAGAACTTGCAGGGAAGCCTTTTTTAACTGCTAACGGTAAAATATTATGGCACCCGGCAGATTATCATCACAACGAATACATTCAATATCTCGTTCGGACTTCTATTCCGTATAATTTCATCTTGTATTCCTTAATTAAACCTGAGGCAACTTTTGAAAATTTTTGTGAAGATTTTTACTTGAGTCAATCAACGATTTTACGGAAATTACGTCCTTTGAAAAAGTATTTAAATTCTTTTAGAATTCGCCTACTAGCTTCTAAAATGAAGATTGACGGAAATGAAGCGATGCTACGGATGTTTTATACCACCTATTTGTGGGCGGGAAATTTAGGAAAAGATATCCATCAGAGTGAATTCAATTTTTGCGATGAACGTAAGATTATGCGGGAACTTCATTTTGATAAAGCGAATTTCATGCACCCGCGGGAAATATTTCTGCGCCTTTGCGTTAATCGTTTGCGGGCAGAACAAGGTTACAAACTGGAGTTACCTAAATTTCAAACGTTGCCTTTTAGTGAGTTCTTGCCATCGTTGACAACTTATTGTGAAAAATTCATCACCGATCCACAGCAGGCATACTTACAAGGTCGTTTTATTTCCTACATGTTGTATTTCACGCCTTTTTATATCAACATCAACGACTTTCGAATCAAAGAACTTAACGAATATTACGAAGAACTAAAGGAAGCGGGAAATAGTTTAATCGACTTAATTGAAGAGTATGAGCAATACTTCTTTACCGAATTGGTCCCTGAAACAACGCCTGATTATGAAGAGTCCTTTCTATTACATATCAACTTATTCGTAACCTTAATGAATTATGTCATTCATCAAGGTGATTCTCCTTTAATTATGGATATTACGCGTCATGAACATGCCCATGAACATGATGCCTATCTTGAATTATTAAAGCGAAATGGTGATTTTTTCCGTCGCATCTGCCGTCGTAAAAACTTTGCCTGGCTTGCGGATTGTTGTGATGATTTAGTAGAAGATATGACCTATAATATTTTGCCGACCTTCAAAAACTGTTACGACAACCAAACACTAAATGTCGGTATTTTAACAATTCCTGATTACTTTATTATGCAAACCGTCAAAGAAGTTTTAAATCAGTTTGGTTTTGTTCAAGTTTATTTTACGAACTTTGATGATCCTAATATTGATTTTTTCATCAGTACCTTTGACGTTCTTTTACCTGATAATTTAGCAAAACCAAATTTCATTGTTGAATTAATCGAAGATAGCAGTTATGAAAAAGAACTTTTTGCCCAACTTTGA
- a CDS encoding pilin N-terminal domain-containing protein: MKRQIELLVFTIVIFIGCFAVARPTFATEEITLRLHKRIFPDIENKITYDLKVADEKRAFLSQTLPQDGANFIIYDLTQPLDAKAKPKKIVLADWKDATRRDVFEAAKKYKIVAKAQTTYDKKTKQAGVATVNLPRQQAKDRLYLILEVKAEPNSEINGVQEQSVVPTVFDPKEYPENEVDLYLETVYYSRHPYFFNYGKMRGTGEMPLAGVEYVLYKLNDEAKRLYLEKNDGSDTWYSWTFSEQPRNDKRLEHFVSDEEGLITTNHRNLPPGTYYFQEIKAVPGFDKNVQISDVEVFIPTSWTDLKGDFFPATVNGVGICEMRDGKVPEIVLQKATPKVLHVQRAKNRVQGFSLDNVALAAKQLPEKFKKGELIFEIMLIVLFLLLLFGFSIRKFYKDKTK; this comes from the coding sequence ATGAAACGCCAGATTGAACTACTTGTTTTTACGATTGTTATTTTTATCGGTTGTTTTGCAGTAGCAAGGCCAACCTTTGCAACAGAAGAAATTACATTGCGTCTGCATAAGCGCATTTTTCCCGATATTGAAAATAAGATAACCTATGATTTGAAGGTAGCAGATGAAAAGAGAGCCTTTCTTAGTCAAACATTGCCACAAGATGGGGCTAACTTTATCATTTATGATTTAACCCAACCCCTCGATGCAAAAGCAAAACCTAAAAAAATTGTTTTAGCAGATTGGAAAGATGCGACACGTCGCGATGTTTTTGAGGCAGCCAAAAAATATAAGATTGTTGCAAAAGCACAAACGACTTATGACAAAAAGACAAAACAAGCTGGCGTTGCGACCGTGAATCTTCCCCGACAGCAAGCAAAAGACCGCTTGTATTTAATCTTAGAAGTCAAAGCAGAGCCGAATTCAGAAATTAACGGGGTGCAAGAGCAAAGTGTGGTTCCTACCGTCTTTGATCCCAAAGAATATCCTGAAAACGAAGTAGATTTGTATTTGGAAACAGTATACTATTCGCGACACCCTTATTTTTTCAATTATGGTAAAATGAGGGGCACAGGTGAAATGCCTTTAGCTGGTGTGGAGTATGTGTTGTATAAACTTAATGATGAAGCGAAAAGACTTTATTTGGAAAAAAATGATGGCAGTGATACGTGGTATTCCTGGACATTTTCTGAGCAACCTAGAAATGATAAGCGCCTAGAACACTTTGTATCCGATGAAGAAGGATTAATTACTACGAATCATCGCAACTTACCACCAGGAACTTATTATTTTCAAGAAATTAAAGCAGTTCCAGGTTTTGATAAAAATGTGCAAATCAGCGATGTCGAAGTCTTCATTCCAACGTCCTGGACGGATTTAAAAGGGGATTTTTTCCCAGCCACTGTTAATGGCGTAGGAATTTGCGAAATGCGAGATGGTAAAGTACCAGAAATTGTATTACAAAAGGCGACGCCTAAAGTGCTACACGTTCAACGGGCAAAAAATAGAGTCCAAGGTTTTAGTCTGGATAACGTAGCCTTGGCTGCAAAGCAGTTGCCTGAAAAGTTTAAAAAAGGCGAATTAATTTTTGAAATTATGTTGATTGTACTATTTTTACTGCTGTTGTTTGGATTTTCCATACGTAAATTTTATAAAGATAAAACCAAATAA
- the pknB gene encoding Stk1 family PASTA domain-containing Ser/Thr kinase has protein sequence MIEIGKKLSGRYLIIGNIGSGGMANVFLAQDLILDREVAIKILRFDFQNDQDAIRRFQREALASTELVHPNIVTVYDVGEEDGMQYLVMEYVKGMDLKQYIKKNYPIPYLTVVEIMQQILSAIALAHQHRIIHRDLKPQNILINEDGVVKIADFGIAIALTETSITQTNTMLGSVHYLSPEQARGSMATNQSDIYAIGIILYEMLTGRVPFDGESAVTIALKHFQEEMPAIRTFDHNLPQSLENVVLHATAKNPADRYKTADEMREDLATVLNPERLNEPRWQPHAMDDATKALTPIPEELITQTPPQEKSQPQEDAQVKKPKKKRKWWLVPILLFVLLCGGLAYAFFSGGKSEVTVPDVSEMTVAAAKEKLQQVGLKPGKVEKIPSETVEADRVVKTDPAIGNVVKEKTEITIYESIGQEKIDMKDVTEENYDDALRMLKNLGFQESNISRKDEYSDTVLEGKIISQNPTEGEKVSPESQKVVLTVSRGVKPVALIDYSGYTYNEAVNDLMEKGIKEAQIKKEETYSDTAPANQVIAQTPKDGQEAIPDKTQIILTVSLGTDKITLPDLAGKSDVEAKNTLKDYGLDYEKAEEFSDTIAKDQVIRTEPGAGQTVKIGDTVKVILSKGPDKSDAPETFKVNLSASYKGNDSKNQQVKVFLTDANGTKKQVADFTLAPNDTHKEAIDVTVKKGESATFYFQRDNGHENSQAVSGAGDIEVP, from the coding sequence ATGATTGAAATTGGTAAAAAACTAAGTGGCCGCTATTTAATAATTGGTAATATCGGTAGCGGTGGTATGGCGAATGTCTTTTTAGCCCAAGATTTGATTTTGGATCGCGAAGTGGCGATTAAAATTTTACGCTTTGACTTCCAAAACGATCAAGATGCGATTCGCCGCTTTCAAAGAGAAGCGCTAGCGTCAACAGAACTTGTTCACCCGAATATCGTGACAGTTTACGATGTGGGAGAAGAAGACGGGATGCAGTATTTAGTGATGGAATACGTTAAAGGGATGGATTTGAAACAATATATCAAAAAAAATTATCCTATTCCCTATCTCACTGTTGTTGAGATTATGCAGCAAATTTTAAGTGCCATTGCGCTGGCCCATCAACATCGCATTATTCATCGGGATTTAAAACCGCAAAATATTTTGATTAATGAAGACGGTGTGGTGAAAATTGCTGACTTTGGAATTGCCATTGCTTTAACGGAAACGTCGATTACCCAAACCAATACAATGCTAGGCTCTGTTCATTATTTATCACCAGAGCAAGCTCGTGGCAGCATGGCGACCAACCAGTCAGACATTTACGCTATTGGAATTATTTTATATGAAATGTTAACCGGCCGGGTGCCTTTTGACGGAGAGTCAGCCGTAACGATTGCTTTAAAACATTTTCAAGAAGAAATGCCTGCAATTCGGACATTTGATCATAACTTGCCACAATCATTAGAAAATGTCGTTTTACATGCAACGGCTAAAAATCCTGCCGATCGCTATAAAACTGCAGATGAAATGCGAGAAGACTTGGCGACAGTCTTAAATCCGGAGCGTTTAAATGAACCAAGGTGGCAACCTCATGCAATGGATGATGCAACGAAAGCACTAACGCCGATTCCAGAAGAATTAATTACCCAAACGCCACCCCAAGAAAAATCACAACCACAAGAGGATGCTCAAGTAAAGAAACCAAAGAAAAAACGTAAATGGTGGCTAGTTCCGATACTTTTATTTGTTTTATTATGTGGCGGCTTAGCTTATGCCTTCTTTTCTGGTGGTAAAAGTGAAGTAACTGTGCCAGATGTTAGTGAGATGACGGTAGCCGCAGCAAAAGAAAAACTGCAACAAGTCGGTTTAAAACCTGGCAAGGTAGAAAAAATCCCCAGTGAAACGGTGGAAGCCGATCGAGTAGTAAAAACAGATCCGGCAATTGGCAATGTCGTCAAAGAAAAAACAGAGATCACGATTTACGAAAGTATTGGCCAAGAAAAAATCGATATGAAAGATGTTACAGAAGAAAACTACGATGATGCTTTACGGATGTTAAAAAATCTTGGCTTCCAAGAAAGTAATATTAGCCGTAAAGATGAGTACAGTGATACGGTTCTAGAAGGCAAAATTATTTCCCAAAACCCAACTGAGGGAGAAAAAGTTTCACCAGAATCTCAAAAAGTTGTTTTAACAGTTAGCCGTGGTGTTAAACCGGTAGCATTGATCGATTATAGTGGTTACACGTACAACGAAGCTGTAAATGATTTGATGGAAAAAGGGATTAAGGAAGCCCAAATTAAAAAAGAAGAAACTTACAGCGATACAGCACCTGCAAATCAAGTTATCGCCCAAACACCCAAAGATGGTCAAGAAGCTATTCCAGATAAAACCCAGATTATACTGACAGTAAGCCTTGGGACAGACAAAATTACGTTACCTGACTTAGCCGGCAAGTCTGATGTAGAGGCCAAAAATACGTTGAAAGATTATGGCTTGGACTATGAGAAAGCTGAAGAATTTTCGGATACTATTGCCAAAGATCAGGTTATTAGAACTGAACCGGGGGCGGGGCAGACGGTAAAAATTGGCGATACAGTCAAAGTGATTCTCTCAAAAGGACCAGATAAAAGTGATGCGCCAGAGACGTTTAAAGTGAACTTATCGGCAAGTTACAAAGGAAACGACTCCAAAAATCAACAAGTGAAGGTCTTTTTAACGGATGCTAATGGTACGAAAAAGCAAGTCGCTGACTTTACCTTAGCACCAAATGATACCCATAAAGAAGCGATTGATGTCACGGTCAAAAAAGGTGAAAGTGCTACTTTTTATTTCCAAAGAGACAACGGTCATGAAAACAGCCAAGCTGTTAGTGGAGCTGGCGATATTGAAGTACCTTAA
- a CDS encoding Stp1/IreP family PP2C-type Ser/Thr phosphatase yields MQISFQTDVGKKRNSNQDYVAIFKNKAGITLAILADGMGGHQAGDVASKMAVEGMGEKWQETTLTSPEKACSWFVAAIQNANEAVYNLGQEKIELQGMGTTIVCVAVFEEEFALAHVGDSRMYLVRDHEITQLTEDHSLVNELVRSGEITKEMAATHPRRNVLTRSVGMPGSVEVDIASHFYKAGDYLLLASDGLTNMLADDVIKWIIDEPITLDEKVAKLISGANDAGGADNITVLLIEIGGSAHD; encoded by the coding sequence ATGCAGATTAGTTTTCAAACGGATGTAGGCAAAAAGCGTAATAGCAATCAAGATTATGTAGCTATTTTTAAAAATAAAGCCGGTATTACTTTAGCCATTTTAGCTGATGGCATGGGGGGACACCAAGCCGGAGATGTGGCGAGTAAAATGGCGGTGGAAGGTATGGGGGAAAAATGGCAAGAAACTACCCTCACTTCGCCAGAAAAAGCTTGTTCATGGTTTGTTGCGGCAATTCAAAATGCTAATGAAGCTGTTTATAATTTAGGCCAAGAAAAAATAGAGCTGCAGGGTATGGGGACTACAATTGTTTGTGTGGCGGTTTTTGAAGAGGAATTCGCACTAGCACATGTTGGCGATAGCCGCATGTATTTAGTCCGGGACCACGAAATTACCCAACTGACAGAAGATCACTCTTTAGTAAATGAGTTGGTGCGCTCTGGTGAAATCACAAAGGAAATGGCAGCAACGCATCCTAGACGTAATGTGTTGACCCGCTCTGTCGGGATGCCAGGATCAGTGGAAGTAGATATTGCCAGTCATTTTTACAAAGCTGGCGATTATCTGTTACTTGCTTCAGATGGCTTAACCAATATGCTAGCAGATGATGTTATTAAATGGATTATTGATGAACCCATTACACTGGATGAAAAAGTGGCCAAATTAATTTCTGGGGCCAATGACGCCGGTGGTGCGGATAATATTACCGTTTTACTAATCGAAATTGGGGGCAGTGCTCATGATTGA
- the rsmB gene encoding 16S rRNA (cytosine(967)-C(5))-methyltransferase RsmB: MSNKIPKSMKKSVRFVALHALERVEKGGAYSNLLINDAILKGKLSDKDARLLTGLVYGTISRQLLLDYYLSPFLKGAKKVDTWVRLLLRLSLFQLLYLDKVPDHAILNEATEIAKVRGNVGIGKFVNGVLRNVQRRGVPEIAAIEDPLERLATEISMPMWLTERFVQQIGEENTRKLGLSLFEVSHVSARVDLSSITRAEAIATLAEDGIKAEESIVSPYGIVAKKGFLAGSQLFHYGALTVQDESSMLVAPALQIEPAMKVLDACAAPGGKTTHIATFLDATAGGKVTALDIHSQKVKLIKENAARLRVEDVVTTQQLDAREAHEEFEAGTFDRILVDAPCSGLGLMRRKPDIKYQKQASDFERLPIIQGEILNSVAQTLKPGGLLVYSTCTILKEENQEVVARFLQAHPEFKLVPVVANERITSKLVDEMLTLYPQDFMTDGFFISCLKKEK; the protein is encoded by the coding sequence GTGAGTAATAAAATTCCCAAATCCATGAAAAAATCAGTGCGTTTTGTGGCATTGCATGCGTTAGAACGCGTTGAAAAAGGCGGCGCTTATTCAAATTTGTTAATCAATGATGCCATTTTAAAAGGGAAGCTTTCAGATAAAGATGCTCGTCTTTTAACCGGCCTTGTTTACGGGACAATCTCCCGACAACTTCTATTAGATTACTATTTGTCCCCCTTTTTAAAAGGGGCTAAAAAAGTTGATACGTGGGTGCGTTTATTATTACGCCTATCACTTTTTCAATTACTTTATTTAGACAAAGTGCCAGATCACGCCATTTTAAATGAAGCCACTGAAATTGCCAAAGTGCGAGGAAATGTTGGAATTGGCAAATTTGTTAACGGCGTTTTACGCAACGTGCAACGTCGTGGTGTACCAGAGATTGCCGCAATAGAGGATCCTTTAGAACGATTAGCCACAGAAATTAGTATGCCGATGTGGTTGACTGAAAGATTTGTCCAACAAATTGGTGAAGAAAATACTCGTAAATTAGGCTTATCGTTATTTGAAGTTAGTCATGTTTCTGCCCGGGTGGACCTTAGTAGTATTACGCGCGCAGAAGCCATTGCGACTTTAGCAGAAGATGGAATAAAAGCAGAAGAAAGCATCGTATCTCCTTATGGTATTGTTGCTAAAAAGGGCTTTTTGGCGGGGAGTCAACTTTTTCATTACGGTGCACTAACCGTACAAGATGAAAGTTCAATGCTCGTTGCGCCAGCTTTGCAAATAGAACCGGCGATGAAAGTTTTAGACGCGTGTGCTGCTCCTGGGGGAAAAACAACGCATATTGCAACATTTCTTGATGCCACAGCCGGAGGAAAAGTGACGGCATTAGATATTCACAGCCAAAAAGTGAAACTCATTAAAGAAAATGCTGCCCGTTTACGCGTAGAAGATGTTGTTACGACACAACAATTAGACGCCAGAGAAGCTCATGAAGAATTTGAAGCAGGAACTTTTGATCGTATTTTAGTGGATGCACCTTGTTCTGGTTTAGGTTTAATGCGTAGAAAACCAGATATCAAATATCAAAAACAAGCGAGTGATTTTGAACGCCTGCCGATTATTCAAGGTGAAATTTTAAATAGTGTAGCGCAAACATTAAAACCTGGGGGCTTGCTGGTTTACAGTACGTGTACCATTTTAAAAGAAGAAAACCAAGAAGTTGTTGCACGCTTTTTACAAGCTCATCCTGAATTTAAATTGGTACCTGTAGTTGCAAATGAACGTATCACAAGTAAACTAGTAGATGAAATGTTGACGTTATATCCACAGGACTTTATGACAGACGGTTTTTTCATTAGTTGTCTGAAAAAGGAAAAATGA
- the fmt gene encoding methionyl-tRNA formyltransferase, which yields MTKIVFMGTPAFSVPILEGLLAAGYDVQAVVTQPDRPVGRKHVITPPPVKAAALKHDLLVLQPEKISGSPEMAKIAELAPDLIVTAAFGQFLPEKLLQIPRLGAINVHASLLPKYRGGAPVHYAIMNGDDKTGVTIMEMIKKMDAGAIYNQAEIPITKTDDVGTMFEKLSLLGRELLLATLPELIKGNVTKIPQKEDEVTFSPNISRQQEEIDWQKTAVAIDNQVRGLRPWPIAFTTYEGVRWKIWNVTPLVETTQEVPGTIIKKDKNQLWVACGKNTVLALNELQPAGKGKQDIKAFLNGVGQKVAQGEKLGE from the coding sequence ATGACTAAAATTGTTTTTATGGGAACACCGGCTTTTTCTGTACCGATTTTAGAAGGTCTATTAGCGGCAGGGTATGACGTGCAGGCAGTTGTCACACAACCAGATCGTCCAGTAGGGCGTAAGCACGTCATTACACCGCCGCCAGTGAAAGCCGCAGCTTTAAAACATGACCTGTTAGTTTTACAACCAGAAAAAATTAGTGGTTCACCTGAGATGGCTAAAATTGCCGAATTGGCACCAGATTTAATTGTGACAGCTGCCTTTGGTCAATTTTTACCGGAAAAATTATTGCAAATTCCGCGACTTGGTGCAATTAATGTTCATGCTTCCTTGTTGCCAAAATATCGTGGCGGTGCGCCTGTTCATTATGCCATTATGAATGGAGATGACAAAACTGGCGTAACGATTATGGAAATGATCAAAAAAATGGATGCTGGTGCAATTTATAATCAGGCGGAAATCCCAATTACAAAAACAGATGATGTGGGAACGATGTTTGAAAAATTAAGCTTATTAGGCAGAGAATTGCTTTTGGCAACATTGCCGGAATTGATTAAAGGTAATGTGACGAAAATCCCACAAAAAGAAGATGAAGTGACTTTTTCACCGAATATTAGTCGCCAACAAGAAGAAATTGACTGGCAAAAGACAGCTGTTGCCATTGATAACCAAGTTCGCGGCTTACGTCCTTGGCCGATTGCCTTTACGACTTATGAAGGTGTCCGGTGGAAAATTTGGAACGTGACACCGCTAGTGGAAACGACCCAAGAAGTTCCAGGTACGATTATTAAAAAAGATAAAAACCAATTGTGGGTAGCTTGTGGCAAGAACACAGTTTTAGCCCTGAATGAACTGCAACCTGCCGGTAAAGGTAAACAAGATATCAAAGCCTTTTTAAATGGCGTTGGTCAAAAAGTAGCGCAAGGAGAAAAATTAGGTGAGTAA
- the def gene encoding peptide deformylase yields MPYPILLDPDRRLRQENKEVTEITDELVMMIDKMHETMLAHDGIGIAAPQVGKNLQVAIVELDEEERFEMINPKIISKKGSTIDVEGCLSIPHVYGTVKRYDLITVRFYDREGDELEVEADGYLSRAIQHEIDHLHGILFTDKVIDYIKEEDLETYMEEHEDD; encoded by the coding sequence ATGCCTTATCCAATTTTATTAGATCCAGATCGCCGCTTACGGCAAGAAAATAAAGAAGTAACCGAAATTACCGATGAATTAGTCATGATGATTGATAAAATGCATGAAACAATGCTGGCTCATGATGGAATTGGCATCGCCGCACCACAGGTTGGCAAAAATCTGCAAGTTGCGATTGTCGAGTTGGATGAAGAAGAACGTTTTGAAATGATCAATCCTAAAATTATTTCAAAAAAGGGTAGTACAATTGATGTGGAAGGCTGTTTGAGTATTCCCCATGTCTATGGTACCGTCAAGCGATACGACCTTATTACAGTTCGTTTTTATGATCGCGAAGGCGATGAGCTGGAGGTAGAAGCAGACGGATATCTTTCACGGGCAATCCAACATGAGATTGACCACCTTCACGGTATTTTGTTTACCGATAAAGTGATTGATTACATTAAAGAAGAAGATTTAGAAACCTATATGGAGGAGCATGAGGATGACTAA
- the priA gene encoding primosomal protein N' yields MYPLAEVIVDVPTMQTDQPFTYLIPADLQPVVKKGMRVEVPFGNGNRHIQGFVVDISETKTLDERLKPIVRLLDIAPVLNTELLALADYMKETTYAFKITCLQTMLPSVMKAEYKKTILLVDKKSEAAHYFPASGEIDYDEAQKNGHLPKLMKFRQAGIVDIRYEVHNKNRVKTVRMVKALVDAKKAEEIFPTLRKGSLRKAQLLEILAAQKEELPVKYFTALGLTTAHLNQGAKDGWLELFETETYRDPFAEHEFETTTNFVLNEEQEMAVAKILAAYKKKQAETFLLEGITGSGKTEVYLQAIQQVLKDDKTAMMLVPEIALTPQMVERFKSRLGDAVAVLHSGLSQGERYDEWRKIERGEAQVVVGARSAIFAPLENIGLIIVDEEHEATYKQEEAPRYHARDLAIWRSRYHKCPVILGSATPSLESRARAQKKVYTLLPLQKRANPNANLPTIEIVDLKDEYSKGNMTSFSLTLQEKMQDRLAKNEQIVLLLNRRGYSSFMMCRDCGYVLDCPNCDISLTLHMDTKTMRCHYCGHEEAIPHKCPECGSKKISYYGTGTQKVEAELQELLPEARILRMDVDTTRKKGAHEKILTAFGEKKADILLGTQMIAKGLDFPDITLVGVLNADTALNLPDFRSSERTFQLLTQVSGRAGRAQKAGEVVIQTFNPEHYAISLAKAQDYERFYQQEMRMRHQAGYPPYYFTVKLTVSHETEVQAAQKSFQLARQLQAALSPNALLLGPTPSAIMRIKNRYYYQIIIKYKNEPALKPLLEQILDESQIDQKKGLYVSIDNEPLNFI; encoded by the coding sequence ATGTATCCTCTAGCAGAAGTCATCGTGGATGTACCAACGATGCAAACAGATCAGCCGTTTACATATTTAATTCCGGCTGATTTACAACCGGTGGTAAAAAAAGGGATGCGTGTTGAAGTCCCTTTTGGTAATGGCAATCGTCATATCCAAGGGTTTGTGGTGGATATAAGTGAAACGAAAACTTTAGATGAACGGCTTAAGCCAATTGTTCGCCTATTAGATATTGCGCCGGTTTTGAATACAGAATTATTGGCCTTGGCTGATTATATGAAAGAAACAACCTATGCCTTTAAAATCACTTGTTTACAGACAATGCTGCCGAGTGTGATGAAGGCAGAATACAAAAAAACGATTCTTTTAGTGGATAAAAAAAGTGAAGCGGCCCACTATTTTCCAGCAAGTGGTGAAATTGATTACGACGAAGCGCAAAAAAATGGGCACTTACCTAAATTAATGAAATTTCGACAAGCGGGCATTGTGGATATTCGTTATGAAGTCCATAATAAAAATCGCGTGAAAACTGTCCGGATGGTGAAGGCATTAGTTGATGCAAAAAAAGCTGAGGAAATATTCCCCACGCTGCGTAAGGGGTCTTTGCGAAAAGCCCAGCTTTTAGAAATTCTAGCTGCACAAAAAGAAGAACTGCCAGTAAAATATTTTACGGCGTTAGGTCTAACGACTGCTCATTTGAATCAAGGGGCAAAAGATGGTTGGCTAGAACTCTTTGAAACAGAAACGTATCGCGATCCTTTTGCTGAGCATGAGTTTGAAACGACTACTAATTTTGTCTTAAATGAGGAACAAGAAATGGCGGTCGCAAAAATTTTAGCTGCTTATAAAAAAAAACAAGCTGAGACTTTCTTATTAGAAGGAATTACCGGCAGTGGCAAAACCGAAGTGTATTTGCAAGCTATCCAGCAGGTTTTAAAAGACGACAAGACCGCGATGATGTTAGTACCAGAAATTGCGTTAACACCGCAAATGGTGGAGCGTTTTAAAAGTCGCTTAGGGGATGCGGTGGCAGTCTTACACAGTGGTCTATCCCAAGGAGAGCGCTATGATGAGTGGCGCAAAATTGAACGAGGTGAGGCACAAGTTGTCGTTGGTGCTCGTTCGGCCATTTTTGCCCCACTAGAAAATATCGGCTTAATCATTGTCGATGAAGAGCATGAAGCAACCTATAAACAAGAAGAAGCCCCCCGCTACCACGCCCGTGATTTGGCCATTTGGCGCAGTCGTTATCACAAGTGTCCGGTCATTTTAGGAAGCGCAACGCCTTCTTTGGAATCCCGAGCTCGTGCACAAAAAAAAGTCTATACGTTGTTGCCATTACAAAAACGAGCTAATCCCAATGCTAACTTGCCTACAATTGAGATCGTTGATTTAAAAGACGAATACAGCAAAGGCAATATGACTTCTTTTTCTTTAACATTGCAAGAAAAGATGCAAGATCGTTTGGCAAAAAATGAGCAGATTGTTTTATTGTTAAATCGCAGAGGTTATTCTTCTTTTATGATGTGCCGCGATTGTGGTTATGTCCTTGATTGTCCGAACTGTGATATTTCATTGACCTTACACATGGATACGAAAACGATGCGTTGCCATTATTGTGGTCATGAAGAAGCTATTCCCCATAAATGTCCGGAGTGCGGTAGTAAAAAAATTAGTTATTACGGTACAGGGACACAAAAAGTGGAAGCAGAACTGCAAGAATTATTACCAGAAGCGCGAATTTTACGGATGGATGTTGATACAACCCGTAAAAAAGGCGCCCATGAAAAAATTTTGACTGCTTTTGGCGAGAAAAAAGCGGATATTTTATTAGGAACCCAAATGATTGCCAAGGGTTTGGATTTTCCAGACATCACTCTAGTGGGTGTGTTGAACGCAGATACAGCCCTAAACTTGCCAGATTTTCGTTCCAGTGAACGAACCTTTCAGCTCTTGACGCAAGTTAGTGGTCGCGCTGGTCGTGCGCAAAAGGCTGGCGAAGTTGTGATTCAAACCTTCAATCCAGAACACTACGCCATTTCTTTAGCTAAAGCCCAAGACTACGAGCGTTTTTACCAACAAGAGATGCGTATGCGGCATCAAGCGGGGTACCCCCCTTATTATTTCACCGTGAAATTAACGGTGAGTCACGAAACAGAAGTACAAGCAGCACAAAAAAGTTTTCAATTGGCGCGACAATTACAAGCAGCCCTTAGTCCCAACGCGTTATTGCTAGGGCCAACACCTAGTGCCATTATGCGGATTAAAAACCGCTATTATTATCAAATTATTATTAAATACAAAAACGAGCCAGCTTTAAAACCGCTCTTAGAACAAATTTTAGACGAGAGTCAAATAGATCAGAAAAAAGGACTCTACGTTTCAATTGATAATGAACCTTTGAATTTTATTTAG